One genomic segment of Drosophila willistoni isolate 14030-0811.24 chromosome 2R unlocalized genomic scaffold, UCI_dwil_1.1 Seg200, whole genome shotgun sequence includes these proteins:
- the LOC124460364 gene encoding uncharacterized protein LOC124460364 encodes MSNDNNQWKPAGRFDRNIMNLSLDEYSDRYVTPPAGRGNGFKAQNRRHYHRTHYFSPGYFNRRPSRQSAPTPSTLSQENCADVDVEQEPKVDHCAPTAEEPQESIGK; translated from the exons ATGTCGAATGATAATAATCAATGGAAACCTGCAGGCAGATTTGATAGAAATATTATGAATCTTAGTTTGG ACGAGTACTCTGATCGCTATGTGACCCCACCGGCAGGCAGGGGCAATGGGTTCAAGGCCCAAAATAGACGTCACTACCATCGTACACATTATTTTAGTCCTGGGTATTTCAACAGGCGTCCATCCCGTCAATCTGCTCCAACACCATCGACCTTATCTCAGGAAAATTGTGCTGATGTAGACGTAGAACAGGAACCCAAGGTGGATCATTGCGCCCCAACTGCAGAAGAGCCACAAGAATCGattggaaaataa